The Aquicella siphonis DNA segment TTTGAGGAACATGAGAGTGAATTCAGGGGGTTTCTTCAAATTCTCAAAGACGGTCCCAGGCCTGCGCGGGAAAAGTTCATTCTGACGGGAACTCACTGGGTGGCGGGAGAGGTCAAAATTGACGAACAGGGTCGTGCTTCTCTCTTTATTATTGATTCACTGGGCGCGCTGAACAATAATTCATTCGCCACTGAGACGGTCAAACATTTTGCCGCCTTGTTTCCGGATTCGCCGATTTATTATTCCCTGGAAAAGCGGCAAAATTCAGGCGCGGGATGTTCTGTCTTTTCTATTGATGACGTTGCGCACTTGTACACCCTGGAACAATATCTGGACCCCAAATACGATGGCACCGGCTTGTTTGGCTACCTTGAAAGTCATCAAACCGGTGACAGGGTTTCTTATGCGGATCTTGATGATGTCAAAGTCCGTGCATGTTACGTGCCCTTGTCGTTGAACCGGACCATGCAGTCGTCCCGGTTTTTGGAGGATGCAGATACCAGGACGATACCGGGCGAGGAAACCCGGCCTGTTCGCGACATGACGGAGCGCTCGCTCAAGGTGAACAAAAAAGGCCAAACCGCTTATGAGAGTGTGCAGAAGAATTTTCGTTCCGATCGTAACATGCGTGCCAGCGACAAGTTGGAGAAAGCGGCTGTCCGCACAGCGAAATTTCTCATTGAGCACCAGGATCATCTCGACAAGGTTGAAGAAAAAATGAAAGATTTTACTCTCGATTCATTCCGAAAACGCATACTTGAGCAAACCGCGGATTCCCGTCTGGCAAGCAGGGATTCGGAAATGAAGACGGCTCCCGATCCTTCATCGTCTGTCGATAGTCGCTCGATTGACAATGGTCCTCAGCATCACTGAGCACATATGCCGGTCGGCGTATCCAGTCAATCTGCCTGACTGTATGAAGCCGCCAGGGACTCCAAATGTCAGTGCTTTCCTTTCTGGAGTCCTTGAGTATAATCATTTTCTTGTCATGCGCCGCACGCAATATGAACCATTTTACTAAGGAAGGGCAAGATTATGCACCCAGGTGTTTTCATTCGTTTTATTCCACGGATTGTCCCGTTTTTTTTCCTTTTGCTCATCCTGCCCGCATCGGGTGCGCAGACGGTTCCTCTTTCCCTGTTGACTGGCTGGAATTCCATACAGCAGGCTGATATACGTTCTGATCTGGCTTATCTGACATCTCGCCAGATGGAGGGACGCCTTGCCTTGACTCGCGGCGATGAACGCGCAATTCAGTGGCTGGCCAATGCTTTCAGACAGTCGGGATTACAGCCGGCCAATGGGAACAGTTATCTGCAGACATTCAATGTGATTGAATATATACCCGACCGCAAACAGAGTTTTGTCGCCATGGAGCGCGCCGGCAGGAAGGTAATGTGGAAAAAGCCCGATGTTTATACCGATTTCAACCGTGATATCAACCTGGAATCGGGTGTGGTGTTCGCAGGGTATGGCATTACGGCTCCGGAATTGAAATATGATGATTACGCAGGCCTGGATGTCAAAGGCAAGCTGGTCATGGTGTTTGAGCACGAACCCCAGGAAACCAATCCCGCGTCCATTTTCAACGGTCTGGGCAACACGCCTTATGCGACAACGCGCGTGAAGGCCTTGAACGCACAAAAACACGGCGCGATTGGCATTTTGATCGTTCCGGAGCCCAATCGCAAACATCCTTCTAACCAGGAGCGCTATTTGCGTATTGGCGGTTCCGCGTCGCGCAAGCTTCCGCTGCCATCCATGACGCTTGAAAACGATGAATTGCAAATACCGGTAGCAGTGCTGTCAGACAAGGCGGCCCGGATCATTGCCGGGCCTTTGTCATTATCCGGCCTTCAGAGCGATATAGACCGTGATCTGGTGCCGCGGTCCCGTGTCATAGCCAATACCAGAATCAGTATGCAAGAACGTGTGAGTTCAAGAAGAATTGCCGCAACCAGTAATGTGGCGGCTTTGCTGGAAGGAACAGATCCCGTATTGAAATCTGAAACAATCATCGTATCGGCGCACCATGATCATGACGGGCGTTCAGCGGGTAAAATATGGCATGGGGCGGATGATAATGCCTCGGGAACAGCCGGTGTGCTCGCGCTGGCGCGCGCATTCGCTGTCAATGATGCCGCAAGGACGGGCATGAAACCAAAGCGCTCCATCCTGTTTGTGATTTTTGCCGCAGAAGAGCGTGGATTGCTGGGCTCGTATTATATGGCTTCGCATCCATTACGCCCACTTGAAACAACGCGAGCCATGATCAATTTTGACATGATAGGCCGGGATGAACAGCCCAGCTCCCAGACCAAGGGCTTGATCGCCATCCCCAAGGATACGCGCAACCGCCTTAATCTGATAGGTGCGCATTTCAGTCCGGATTATGACAGGATCGTCAGGCAGGAAAACCAGGTTGTCGGACTGGTGATCGACGACCGCTTTGACAGTGAAAATGCTTTGAATACCTTTTTCCGCAGTGATCAGTTTCCATTCGTGCTGAACGATGTGCCGGCATTCTGGTGGTTTACCGGTTTCCATCCTGATTATCATCATACTTCCGATACGGCAGATAAGATTGACTATCCCAAGATGCAAAAAATTCTGCGCCTGGCGTATCTGTCGGCGTATCAGTTTGCGAACATGTCTAAACCTCCGAAATTTATCAGGCATCCCCATGCCTGATTTATTCTGTTTCAAGCATAGCGGTGCGTCATGCGTGCCGCTTCCTGCCTGATGTTGAAGAGAGTGATCATTCCTGTGAAGGCTGAACCTCTAGGGTGAAGCGTTTTCCGCTGACGGTATAAATTCTGAGTTGATACGGCGAAGAATGCAGTGCGGTGTTATGTGTCATGGCAGGCAGCACGATTTCAGCTTTTGCGCTGAGTGGGGCGACCAGACCGTAGGGTCCGGTGGTGATGCGGTTGTATGCGTAATAATTCCTGATATTTTGCGCTGGCAAGGCGCTTAACTCCTTGCCCGTCCAGGTTTCCATATCCGAGCCGTTCAAATCAGCCAGCTCAATCCTGATGATATAAGCCGGCATTCCTGGTGTGCCGGCATCCACATATGCATTAAACGAGAGGCTTCCATTTTTTTGTAATCGGACATGATCAATCGCAAGGTGATGCTCGCCTGTGCTGACCGGGCCGCTATGGTAAGGCGTGAAAACCGAACCACGTAAATAATTGTATGTCAGCAGAGTAAAGATCATGCTAAAGGTTAAAAATACCAGACTGGCCTGTTTTAACCGGACCGCGGACAGGGGGCCGCTTGCCAGTGCTATAAACCAGCATTTTCTGGCAAGTGCGGGATGGCGCATGGCAAGAAAGTGGTCTACTGAAAGCCAGGATCCCCCTGAAAGCGCCAGCGTCAACCCTATGGAAAGATTGGCTGCGGCCATGGTCCATTCGTCCATGCAAGTGGACCCTTGCCAGCCAAATAACAGCATGAGGGCGATACTGATCAGCGCGGTCATGAAAGCTGATACACGGGTAAAAAACCCAAAGACCAGGTTTAACCCGCAAATCAGTTCAACCAGGCTGAACAAGATGATGCTGGTGTATAAGAGTATGAAGTGCTGCAGCATGAAACTGACAAGCTGTTCCAGTCCCAGCATGGCGCCGGGCATGGCGCTTTGAAGTTTATTGGCCATCCATTGTGAAGAATACGGATCGAGTTTCTCGGGATCGTAGATGAAACGGCGAGATCCACCGCCCCAGAATATCCATCCTTGTACAAAGCGTATGGATAATATCACGAGACCGATGTGTTTCCAGGTGTGTTCCGCGTTCATTTCGTTAACGGAGTCGTTCACTCGCGCTTCCCCTGCCGGAACAAGGCGGCATTATCCTTTGGGAGAGATATTCTGGTTTATCCTGAACAGATTGTTGGAATCGTATTTGTTTTTGATGGTGACCAGCCTGCCGTAATTGTCCCTGTAGGCCGCTTTGACCATGTCCTGTCCTTCATCCATTATCATATTGATATAGGCGCCCCCAGACGAGTAAGGGTGCAAGTCCTGCCAGTATTCTCTGGCCCAGGCGATGATTTTATCATTGTTGGCGGGATCGGGATCGATGCCCGCGATGACCTGGGCGAAATTCGCATCCCTGAAGCTGAAGGCTGTGCCATTTTTATCGATGCGATGCGCCGCGCCGTTAATGGGATAGATATGCATGGTTGAAAGCGGAGTGGGCAGGCGAGTGCCGTGTTTGACGTGCAGTTGAACGGCTTCGCGATTGATGTCGTTAAAAAAGTCGGCTTTCCAATACCATTGCAATCCTGACGGCAGCAAGGCGTCGAACAATGTCTGCAAGGCGGGCCAGGGCAGGAGCCCGGTGAAATCGATCGCGGGTTCTCCAAATTGTTTGCGGATGGACGCAAATCGTTTTTCAGCTTCATCAGCACGTCCGGTATCGCACCACACAATGGCGCACATCTTTTTGAGATGAAATTGATCCGGGAACGGCGCAACAGGCGGAACTGTCAGAAACGCGAACCAGCCATTAATATCTTCGGGCGCGGACAGAATGTAATCGCGCCAGATTTCCAGCAGTTCGGCGCCTCTCTCCGCAGGCCAAAGCATGGGCCCGCCATAAACCATGCTGAGCGGATGAAGCTGGAATTCAAATGATGTGACGACACCGAAATTGCCGCCCCCGCCGCGCACGGCCCAGAAGAGTTCAGGATGGGTAACAGCGCTTGCCGTGACGAATGAACCGTCAGCGAGGACCATGTCCACACTGACTAGATTGTCTATGGTCAGGCCATGTTTGCGGGTAAGGTATCCAATGCCGCCGCCCAATGTCAAACCGCCTACTCCGGTGGTAGAAATGAATCCGCTGGGTGTAACAAGACCAAATGCGTGAGTGGCGTGATCGACATCGCCCCAGGTGCAGCCGCCTTGAACGTGTGCCGTGCGATTGACCGGATTCACTTGTATGCCTTTCATGCGCCGCAAATCAATCACCAGTCCATCCTCGACCGTGCCCAGTCCGGGGCCGTTATGGCCGCCGCCTCTGATTGCCGTTCTCATGCCGCTGTCTCTTGCGAAATTGACTGCCGCGATGACATCTGCAGCATCTACACATTGAGCAATGAGCGCGGGCTTTTTATCAATCATGCCATTATAAACCGCGCGTGCTTTGTCATAATCCTCATCTGCAGGGGTGATCAGACGGCCTCGCAGCAGGGATTGAAATTTTTGAAGTTGTGGCTGATTGCGCATGATAATCATCCTGATAATTAACGTTGGCCGGACTGCTGGTTGAGATCTGGTTTAAACCGGTTGTGTATAAGAATCACGTTACCTTAAAATTTCCGGTGTAACAAGCGAGGTCATTATTAATCATTTACTTGGGTAGAAGGTAAAGAGGTAAAGATGGAGCGGGATTCAGGCGATGCGGCGCATGACAGACTTGCTTATGCAAACTGTCTGCGAGTACTCTAAATTAAGAAGGAACGATATTAGTCTTCAGGAAGGAGCAGGCAATGGGAAAAACAGTCGCGGAAGTGCTGGTCGGCACGCTGGAGAAAATCGGAGTCAAACAGATTTTTGGACTCATAGGCGACTCTCTCAATCCGCTGGGTCATGCTGTTCAGAACAGTTCAATTGAATGGATAGGCGTGCGTCATGAAGAAGGCGCGGCGCTTGCCGCCGCCGGCCAGGCCAAGCTGACCGGACGTCTTGCCGTGTGCGCGGGAACAACCGGGCCTGGCAGTACTCATCTGGTAGCGGGGTTGTATGAAGCAGCGCGTGATCACGCCCCGGTGCTGGCACTGTCTGGAGACATGGCGCGTAAAATGCAGGGCCTGGATTATATACAAACAACCAAACCGGATCTTTTATTTCGTGATGTATCACTTTACACGGAAACAGTTTTGACAGGCGAGCAGGCGCCTTTTGTCATTCATCAGGCGGTATCCGCGGCATATGCCGGACGGGGTGTGGCTCATCTGACTCTTCCTCAGGATGTGATCAGCGCGCCAGCGCCGGCTGGCGTCGCAAGCGTGGAAACATTGAAACCGCGCTCGGAATTCTCGGCCAGTGCGGAGGATTTGGATAAGGCGGCCCAGGCCATTGATCAGGCAGACAAGGTGGTCATACTGTGCGGTGCGGGCTGCCATGGCCTGAAGGCTGAATTGCTTGCTCTCTCCGAACATCTGAAAGCACCGCTGGTTCATACTGTAAAAGGCAAGGATATCATGCCGTATGATGATCCGCACTGGATGGGAGGTCTTGGCATGATAGGCACGCGGCCAGTGTATCATGCAGTCATGAAGTGTGATTTGCTGCTCATGCTGGGCACGGATTATCCTTATTCGGATTTCCTGCCCGGTCAATGCCGGGTCATTCAAATTGATGAGCGCGCAGAAGTATTGGGCAGACGGACTCCTACTGAACTGGGCGTGTCGGGTTCCGTGGGCCCTGCCGTCAGGTTTTTGCTAGAACGGGTGAGACAAAAAAAAGATAAGCATTTTTTCGATGAGATTTTTCATGAGCGATTGCAATGGGATCAGATGATTGATGGGCAGGCGGATCTGGCGCGCAGTAAAGATCTTATCCATCCCCAGGCGGCGGCGCGGGCAGTGAGTGACAGGGCGAGCGATAATGCTGTTTTCGTGTTTGATACCGGACTGAATACGCTGTGGTCAGGCAACTGGATTCGCCAAAGAGGCGCACAGCGTATTATTGGCTCATTCAATAACGCGGCGGTGGGAACGGCGCTGGCTCA contains these protein-coding regions:
- a CDS encoding thiamine pyrophosphate-dependent enzyme; translated protein: MGKTVAEVLVGTLEKIGVKQIFGLIGDSLNPLGHAVQNSSIEWIGVRHEEGAALAAAGQAKLTGRLAVCAGTTGPGSTHLVAGLYEAARDHAPVLALSGDMARKMQGLDYIQTTKPDLLFRDVSLYTETVLTGEQAPFVIHQAVSAAYAGRGVAHLTLPQDVISAPAPAGVASVETLKPRSEFSASAEDLDKAAQAIDQADKVVILCGAGCHGLKAELLALSEHLKAPLVHTVKGKDIMPYDDPHWMGGLGMIGTRPVYHAVMKCDLLLMLGTDYPYSDFLPGQCRVIQIDERAEVLGRRTPTELGVSGSVGPAVRFLLERVRQKKDKHFFDEIFHERLQWDQMIDGQADLARSKDLIHPQAAARAVSDRASDNAVFVFDTGLNTLWSGNWIRQRGAQRIIGSFNNAAVGTALAQANGIQALDRSRQVIAMCGDGGFNMLMCEFMTAVQHQLPVKVIIYNNSAFGLISLEAETIGLPPFRSAIEFPNPDFAAFARACGGHGFSAKRPEDLIKALESGLAADGPAIVDITVAAHELPNVPHLNLKLVEKVALAKIREAVDAVTSF
- a CDS encoding FAD-binding oxidoreductase, which codes for MRNQPQLQKFQSLLRGRLITPADEDYDKARAVYNGMIDKKPALIAQCVDAADVIAAVNFARDSGMRTAIRGGGHNGPGLGTVEDGLVIDLRRMKGIQVNPVNRTAHVQGGCTWGDVDHATHAFGLVTPSGFISTTGVGGLTLGGGIGYLTRKHGLTIDNLVSVDMVLADGSFVTASAVTHPELFWAVRGGGGNFGVVTSFEFQLHPLSMVYGGPMLWPAERGAELLEIWRDYILSAPEDINGWFAFLTVPPVAPFPDQFHLKKMCAIVWCDTGRADEAEKRFASIRKQFGEPAIDFTGLLPWPALQTLFDALLPSGLQWYWKADFFNDINREAVQLHVKHGTRLPTPLSTMHIYPINGAAHRIDKNGTAFSFRDANFAQVIAGIDPDPANNDKIIAWAREYWQDLHPYSSGGAYINMIMDEGQDMVKAAYRDNYGRLVTIKNKYDSNNLFRINQNISPKG
- a CDS encoding M28 family peptidase; amino-acid sequence: MHPGVFIRFIPRIVPFFFLLLILPASGAQTVPLSLLTGWNSIQQADIRSDLAYLTSRQMEGRLALTRGDERAIQWLANAFRQSGLQPANGNSYLQTFNVIEYIPDRKQSFVAMERAGRKVMWKKPDVYTDFNRDINLESGVVFAGYGITAPELKYDDYAGLDVKGKLVMVFEHEPQETNPASIFNGLGNTPYATTRVKALNAQKHGAIGILIVPEPNRKHPSNQERYLRIGGSASRKLPLPSMTLENDELQIPVAVLSDKAARIIAGPLSLSGLQSDIDRDLVPRSRVIANTRISMQERVSSRRIAATSNVAALLEGTDPVLKSETIIVSAHHDHDGRSAGKIWHGADDNASGTAGVLALARAFAVNDAARTGMKPKRSILFVIFAAEERGLLGSYYMASHPLRPLETTRAMINFDMIGRDEQPSSQTKGLIAIPKDTRNRLNLIGAHFSPDYDRIVRQENQVVGLVIDDRFDSENALNTFFRSDQFPFVLNDVPAFWWFTGFHPDYHHTSDTADKIDYPKMQKILRLAYLSAYQFANMSKPPKFIRHPHA
- a CDS encoding TQO small subunit DoxD, whose product is MNDSVNEMNAEHTWKHIGLVILSIRFVQGWIFWGGGSRRFIYDPEKLDPYSSQWMANKLQSAMPGAMLGLEQLVSFMLQHFILLYTSIILFSLVELICGLNLVFGFFTRVSAFMTALISIALMLLFGWQGSTCMDEWTMAAANLSIGLTLALSGGSWLSVDHFLAMRHPALARKCWFIALASGPLSAVRLKQASLVFLTFSMIFTLLTYNYLRGSVFTPYHSGPVSTGEHHLAIDHVRLQKNGSLSFNAYVDAGTPGMPAYIIRIELADLNGSDMETWTGKELSALPAQNIRNYYAYNRITTGPYGLVAPLSAKAEIVLPAMTHNTALHSSPYQLRIYTVSGKRFTLEVQPSQE